The following proteins are co-located in the Robbsia betulipollinis genome:
- a CDS encoding LysR family transcriptional regulator translates to MVVFSRFTGYFVAVAQFGSIRKAAEALHVSASAIDRQILQAEAEIGTPLFERLAHGLRPTAAGEIFLKEVRGWQKAYRRARVQVDDLKGLKRGHVEVAIIDALTEGMVADAIGRLTADHPGLTVGIQVLDNEDIARSVAAGDVDFGLLLQSASTTDLEIRATAAAPLGVAFPPGHPLQASSAVRVSHTLDFKPILPGPPLVISEQVHALYRRQGMDATAFMSCNNTQMIRSLVRQGVGVGVLCWLDVAADVAHGRLDFRPLRDMKLAPLTLQLCVAARRQLSHGAREAIRYLEAGMADEAYR, encoded by the coding sequence ATGGTCGTCTTTTCCCGCTTCACCGGCTATTTCGTGGCGGTCGCGCAGTTCGGCAGCATCCGCAAGGCCGCGGAGGCGCTGCATGTCTCCGCCTCCGCGATCGATCGCCAGATCCTGCAGGCCGAAGCGGAAATCGGCACGCCCCTCTTCGAGCGGCTCGCGCACGGCCTGCGGCCCACGGCCGCGGGCGAGATTTTCCTCAAGGAGGTGCGGGGCTGGCAAAAAGCCTATCGCCGCGCCCGGGTGCAGGTCGACGATCTGAAAGGGCTCAAGCGCGGGCATGTCGAGGTCGCGATCATCGACGCGTTGACCGAAGGCATGGTGGCCGACGCCATCGGCCGGCTCACGGCCGATCATCCGGGCCTGACCGTCGGCATCCAGGTACTCGACAATGAGGATATCGCCCGCAGCGTGGCGGCGGGCGACGTGGATTTCGGGCTGCTGCTGCAATCCGCATCGACCACCGACCTGGAAATCCGTGCGACGGCCGCCGCGCCGCTGGGCGTCGCGTTCCCGCCGGGGCACCCTTTGCAGGCGTCGTCCGCGGTGCGGGTCAGCCATACCCTGGACTTCAAACCGATTCTCCCGGGGCCGCCGCTCGTGATCAGCGAACAGGTCCACGCGCTGTATCGGCGCCAGGGCATGGACGCCACGGCGTTCATGTCGTGCAACAACACGCAGATGATCCGCTCGCTGGTCCGCCAGGGCGTGGGCGTCGGGGTGCTGTGCTGGCTCGACGTGGCGGCCGACGTGGCGCACGGACGGCTCGACTTCAGGCCGCTGCGGGACATGAAGCTGGCACCCCTGACACTGCAGCTCTGCGTCGCCGCGCGCCGACAGTTGTCGCACGGGGCACGCGAGGCCATCCGCTACCTCGAAGCCGGCATGGCGGACGAGGCGTATCGATGA
- a CDS encoding VRR-NUC domain-containing protein: MPASSPDPYYYLANFERAIRWVAERSDDLLDADERAFIRDFSLLPRASRALLVRMVMRRGSLFRTARLVYEEIGCPLAASAPLCAHGWLDAAPLLTLDDVFRLVTKVELAHVFPDRRAVLRGRKSDALDSLRRDHPDARPYAQWHPTADDAVLQVTIGARVDRLRLLFFGNLHQDWSEFVLADLGVFQYEQVAFERSSRAFQCRADVDAYLVLHACRETLELLGTAHDDDAFDALLHVAMSDTDITAASTRANSWLAHRRDKLLFRLGQHCERRQDWTRALAVYQGSAYPGARHRRMRVLERAGRPDAALALARVALDAPESDAEAQRVARMLPRLHRALGTPLARQPAAPRLAKTRLVLPRPSGPFSVERIACEALAEPGTVVHYVENALLNSLFGLLCWDAIFAAVPGAFFHPFQSGPADLHAPDFAARRTPWFAAALAQLDGEDYKATILRHFHAKAGLQSPFVFWGWLTDDLLQLALRCLPAAHLKRCFERLMVDVVANRTGFPDLIRFWPEEGRYEMVEIKGPGDRLQDNQLRWLAYCAAHDMPMRVVHVEWEAA, encoded by the coding sequence GTGCCCGCCAGCTCCCCCGATCCCTACTACTATCTCGCGAACTTCGAGCGGGCGATCCGTTGGGTCGCCGAACGCAGCGACGATCTGCTCGATGCCGACGAGCGCGCATTCATCCGCGACTTTTCCCTGCTGCCGCGTGCCTCGCGCGCCCTGCTGGTGCGCATGGTGATGCGCCGCGGCTCCCTGTTCCGCACGGCACGCCTGGTCTACGAGGAAATCGGATGTCCGTTGGCCGCCAGCGCGCCGTTGTGCGCGCATGGCTGGCTCGACGCCGCGCCGCTGCTGACCCTCGACGACGTCTTCCGTCTGGTGACGAAAGTCGAACTGGCGCACGTTTTTCCCGACAGGCGCGCGGTGCTGCGCGGCCGCAAGTCCGACGCGCTCGACAGCCTGCGGCGCGACCACCCCGACGCCCGCCCCTATGCGCAATGGCACCCCACCGCGGACGACGCGGTGTTGCAGGTCACGATCGGCGCGCGGGTCGACCGGCTGCGCCTGCTGTTTTTCGGCAATCTGCACCAGGACTGGAGCGAGTTCGTGCTGGCCGACCTGGGCGTCTTCCAGTACGAGCAGGTGGCATTCGAGCGCTCGTCGCGCGCCTTCCAGTGCCGCGCGGACGTCGACGCCTATCTGGTGCTGCACGCGTGCCGCGAAACGCTCGAATTGCTGGGCACGGCACACGATGACGATGCCTTCGATGCACTGCTGCACGTGGCGATGTCGGACACGGACATCACCGCCGCATCCACGCGCGCCAACTCCTGGCTTGCGCATCGCCGCGACAAGCTGCTGTTCCGGCTCGGGCAGCATTGCGAGCGGCGGCAGGACTGGACACGCGCGCTGGCGGTCTACCAAGGCAGCGCATACCCGGGCGCGCGACACCGGCGCATGCGCGTCCTGGAGCGCGCGGGCAGGCCCGACGCGGCCCTCGCCCTCGCGCGGGTCGCGCTCGATGCACCGGAAAGCGACGCCGAAGCGCAGCGCGTCGCGCGCATGCTGCCGCGCCTGCACCGCGCACTGGGCACGCCGCTCGCGCGCCAGCCCGCCGCGCCGCGGCTCGCCAAGACCCGGCTGGTGCTGCCCCGGCCGAGCGGACCGTTCAGCGTCGAGCGCATCGCGTGCGAAGCGCTGGCCGAACCCGGCACGGTCGTCCACTACGTCGAGAACGCCCTGCTCAACTCCCTGTTCGGCCTGCTTTGCTGGGATGCGATCTTCGCCGCCGTGCCCGGCGCGTTTTTCCATCCGTTCCAGAGCGGACCGGCCGACCTGCATGCGCCCGACTTCGCCGCGCGCCGCACGCCGTGGTTCGCGGCCGCGCTCGCGCAACTCGATGGCGAGGACTACAAGGCGACGATCCTGCGCCACTTTCATGCGAAGGCCGGCCTGCAGTCGCCATTCGTCTTCTGGGGCTGGCTCACCGACGACCTGCTGCAGCTCGCGCTGCGCTGTCTGCCCGCCGCGCATCTGAAACGCTGCTTCGAACGGCTGATGGTCGACGTGGTCGCGAATCGCACCGGCTTTCCCGACCTGATCCGTTTCTGGCCCGAGGAAGGCCGTTACGAGATGGTCGAAATCAAGGGGCCGGGCGACCGGCTCCAGGACAACCAGCTACGCTGGCTGGCGTACTGCGCGGCGCACGACATGCCGATGCGCGTCGTGCATGTCGAGTGGGAGGCGGCATGA
- a CDS encoding LysE family translocator: MTSPLLSLFLFVAIATVTPGGATTLATASGARFGFARSLPLMFGIAIGLGSLAAVAALGLGTLLLAMPALQTAVKALGSAYLLWLAWCIARRGPPDAGEGPARPVTVLNGILLLWLNPKSWAMTVGAAGSFALLAPTPGQLAMLLGAAFGLAACGSLALWCALGVLLRRLLRTAHHWRLLNLAMGVLLALSIIPIWR; this comes from the coding sequence ATGACCTCTCCCCTGCTGTCGCTGTTTCTGTTCGTCGCGATCGCGACCGTGACGCCGGGCGGCGCCACCACGCTCGCGACCGCATCCGGCGCACGGTTCGGCTTTGCGCGCTCGCTGCCATTGATGTTCGGTATCGCGATCGGCCTGGGGTCGCTCGCCGCCGTCGCCGCGCTCGGGCTCGGCACGCTGCTCCTCGCGATGCCCGCGCTGCAAACGGCGGTGAAGGCACTCGGTTCCGCGTATCTGCTATGGCTCGCATGGTGCATCGCACGGCGTGGGCCGCCCGACGCGGGCGAGGGTCCCGCGCGACCGGTCACGGTGCTCAACGGCATCCTGCTGCTGTGGCTCAATCCGAAAAGCTGGGCGATGACAGTCGGCGCGGCAGGGTCCTTCGCGCTACTTGCCCCTACTCCCGGCCAGCTCGCGATGCTGCTTGGCGCGGCGTTCGGTCTGGCCGCATGCGGATCGCTGGCGCTATGGTGCGCGCTCGGTGTACTGCTGCGGCGGCTACTCCGAACGGCCCATCACTGGCGCCTGCTGAATCTGGCGATGGGTGTGCTGCTCGCCCTGTCCATCATTCCGATCTGGAGATAG
- a CDS encoding LysR substrate-binding domain-containing protein: MKRNFDLDLIRTFVSVADSGSMTVAANVLHLTQGAVSQQVKRLEDLLRCALFVRKTRRLELSRPGEQFLVKARQLLRLNDEIWDDVVSQPLRGSLRVGVPHDLAPLLSPAMKAFGAAHPHVELSLVCAASPELSEAVNGGRLDVSVVEYAADKAEGEVMRIEPLVWVGGRGSDAWRKRPLPLSMVDERCAFRPVVLGALADKGVVWRTVFESGSIEATAATVRAGLAVTTWLRSTVPMDLETLAPDAAGLPALPSFAISLRLPVTVRPAATAFAHHVRESMANGAPILCEM, encoded by the coding sequence ATGAAACGAAATTTCGATCTCGATCTGATCCGCACCTTCGTCAGCGTCGCCGACAGCGGCAGTATGACCGTCGCGGCGAATGTATTGCACCTGACGCAGGGCGCTGTCAGTCAGCAGGTGAAACGCCTCGAGGATTTGCTGCGCTGCGCTCTGTTCGTGCGGAAAACGCGCAGGCTGGAACTTTCCCGCCCGGGTGAGCAATTTCTCGTTAAAGCGCGCCAGTTGTTGCGGCTCAACGATGAAATCTGGGACGACGTCGTCAGTCAGCCGCTGCGCGGCAGCCTGCGCGTGGGCGTGCCTCATGATCTCGCCCCACTTCTCTCGCCCGCGATGAAAGCCTTCGGCGCAGCGCACCCGCACGTGGAGCTTTCGCTCGTATGTGCGGCATCGCCGGAACTGAGCGAAGCGGTGAACGGCGGCCGCTTGGACGTATCGGTGGTGGAATACGCCGCGGACAAGGCCGAAGGCGAAGTGATGCGCATCGAACCGCTGGTATGGGTAGGGGGTCGCGGCAGCGACGCGTGGCGCAAGCGGCCGCTGCCATTGTCGATGGTGGATGAACGCTGCGCGTTTCGCCCGGTGGTGCTTGGCGCGCTGGCGGACAAGGGGGTGGTCTGGCGCACCGTGTTCGAGAGCGGCAGCATCGAGGCGACGGCCGCTACCGTGCGCGCGGGCCTCGCGGTCACGACGTGGCTCCGCTCGACCGTGCCGATGGACCTGGAAACGCTTGCGCCGGATGCGGCCGGCCTGCCCGCGCTGCCGTCATTCGCGATAAGTCTGCGATTGCCCGTGACGGTCCGGCCGGCGGCGACGGCGTTCGCGCACCATGTGCGCGAATCGATGGCGAACGGCGCGCCCATCCTGTGTGAGATGTAG
- a CDS encoding TSUP family transporter, producing MHLAVGGVLSLFLHHALFLVVTAAATLTQTLTGFAFGLVFLALMASFHLAPLPAAANVVNVMVLANAALLVRRRPQLPAGVALPIYGSSLVGVALGVALLGWISGGAVTVLRLLLGIAVLVCSLLLVVARRRRETVSGRASFAFYGGLSGVMGGLFASAGPPMVFQMYRQPLAAGTIRETLVLLFAVNAVLRLVLIVSQGRFDAASALLSIEALPVVLGLTWACQRHPPRLSPTAVKRVVFVLLSGAGLSLVLPALRLLFS from the coding sequence ATGCATCTTGCCGTAGGCGGCGTGCTGTCCCTTTTTCTTCACCATGCCCTTTTCCTGGTCGTGACGGCGGCGGCGACGCTGACGCAGACGCTGACCGGTTTCGCCTTCGGGCTGGTGTTCCTCGCGCTGATGGCGAGTTTCCACCTCGCGCCGCTCCCCGCCGCGGCAAACGTGGTGAACGTGATGGTACTGGCGAACGCGGCACTGCTGGTGCGGCGCCGCCCGCAGTTGCCCGCGGGCGTGGCCTTGCCGATCTATGGCAGCAGTCTGGTGGGGGTGGCGCTCGGCGTCGCGCTGCTGGGCTGGATCAGCGGTGGCGCGGTGACCGTGCTGCGCCTGTTGCTGGGGATCGCCGTGCTGGTGTGCAGCCTGCTGCTGGTGGTCGCGCGCCGCCGCCGCGAGACGGTTTCCGGCAGGGCCTCGTTCGCCTTTTACGGCGGTTTGTCGGGCGTGATGGGAGGACTGTTCGCCAGCGCCGGCCCGCCGATGGTGTTCCAGATGTACCGGCAGCCACTGGCCGCCGGTACGATCCGGGAGACGCTCGTCCTGCTGTTCGCCGTCAACGCGGTGCTTCGCCTGGTGTTGATCGTCTCGCAAGGCCGCTTCGACGCGGCGTCGGCGCTGCTGTCCATCGAGGCGCTGCCGGTGGTGCTGGGCCTGACCTGGGCGTGCCAGCGGCATCCCCCACGCTTGTCGCCTACTGCGGTCAAACGCGTGGTCTTCGTCCTGCTGTCGGGCGCCGGACTGAGCCTGGTGTTGCCGGCGTTGCGCCTGCTGTTTTCCTAG
- a CDS encoding putative bifunctional diguanylate cyclase/phosphodiesterase, which translates to MDFSGPRVPASHAATALTHLLAGAVKTLECDAGAIYGIAAEAPPSRLAEVSNATPEASLFSPSFIAQCLTRCPQQEPAYIASVATARDRTEFGADAPDSLAFVMVAGIHDAQGVRRALLVLGGFSGKPGLSPAQHFVLGALGKQFLAYLCADAPTVLALPDSTAALQQISTERLRLLESAVNNARDSILITEAEPIDLPGPRIVYCNPAFTKTTGYAEADVIGLTPRILHGPETDRAALDTLKTALRKWRPIEIELLNYRKDGTPFWVELSIVPVADETGWFTHWVSVQRDTTERKEAEAAAARVHFAEREREVLAERLAERQRAQMALVYAATHDELTQLHNRAYVIEQLNFELEQERGSGGALLYLDLDGFKLVNDSLGHAAGDALLIQVADRLQHCLRPEDVLARFAGDEFVILIRQDANAAHLESIAHRIREALQGAFTMNARDIFVSCSIGIVRLAARYETAAEVLRDADTAMYAAKRSAAGGFLFFEPAMHERALQALSLQSDLRDAVRQGDFTICYQPIFDTHTRAVTGVEALIRWTHVERGPVPPDVFIPIAERMGLIGTIDRWVRESAIAQLLVWQQQFPALKIRLNVNVSALNLRDQSFLTNLEAIAQTSGFDLSDLQIEITEGLLLADSPATERLLVAMRKRGVKIALDDFGTGFSSLSYIDRYPIDTIKIDRTFVTRMLLQTRTMSILRNVISLAKDLDLDVVAEGVENEAQYEALAAMGCSHVQGYLFCKPLPAPALAAVLACPVMPLAPAAVRTNPSPGA; encoded by the coding sequence ATGGATTTTTCGGGACCGCGAGTTCCCGCCTCGCATGCGGCGACGGCGCTCACGCACCTGCTCGCGGGGGCGGTCAAGACCCTGGAATGCGATGCCGGGGCGATTTACGGTATCGCAGCGGAAGCGCCGCCATCGCGGCTGGCAGAAGTGAGCAATGCAACGCCGGAGGCGTCGTTGTTTTCCCCCTCCTTCATCGCGCAGTGTCTGACCCGTTGCCCGCAACAGGAGCCTGCCTACATCGCCAGCGTGGCGACGGCGCGGGACCGGACGGAGTTCGGCGCGGATGCGCCGGATTCGCTCGCTTTCGTCATGGTGGCCGGAATCCACGACGCGCAGGGCGTGCGCCGGGCGCTGCTGGTGCTGGGAGGGTTCAGCGGCAAGCCCGGCCTGAGTCCGGCCCAGCACTTCGTCCTGGGCGCCTTGGGCAAGCAGTTCCTCGCGTATCTGTGCGCCGATGCGCCAACCGTGCTGGCGTTGCCCGACAGCACCGCCGCGTTGCAGCAGATCTCGACCGAGCGGCTGCGGCTGCTGGAGTCGGCCGTCAACAATGCGCGGGATTCGATCCTCATCACCGAGGCGGAACCGATCGATCTGCCCGGCCCGCGGATCGTCTATTGCAACCCGGCGTTCACCAAGACCACCGGTTATGCCGAAGCCGACGTCATCGGCCTCACGCCGCGTATCCTGCATGGGCCGGAAACGGATCGCGCGGCGCTCGATACGCTGAAAACCGCGCTGCGCAAGTGGCGGCCGATAGAGATCGAACTGCTCAACTATCGCAAGGACGGCACGCCGTTCTGGGTCGAGCTCAGCATCGTGCCTGTCGCCGACGAAACGGGATGGTTCACGCATTGGGTATCGGTGCAGCGCGACACCACCGAGCGCAAGGAAGCCGAGGCGGCCGCCGCACGGGTCCATTTCGCCGAGCGCGAGCGCGAGGTGCTGGCCGAGCGGCTGGCCGAGCGCCAGCGCGCGCAGATGGCGCTGGTCTATGCCGCGACGCACGACGAGTTGACGCAGCTGCACAATCGCGCCTATGTCATCGAGCAGTTGAATTTCGAACTGGAGCAGGAGCGCGGCAGCGGCGGCGCGCTGTTGTATCTCGATCTCGACGGCTTCAAGCTGGTGAACGACAGTCTCGGGCACGCGGCCGGGGATGCGCTGCTGATCCAGGTGGCCGACCGCCTGCAGCATTGTCTGCGGCCCGAGGATGTGCTGGCGCGCTTCGCCGGCGACGAGTTCGTGATCCTGATCCGGCAGGACGCGAACGCCGCGCATCTGGAAAGCATCGCGCATCGGATCCGGGAAGCCCTGCAGGGCGCCTTTACGATGAACGCCCGGGATATCTTCGTTTCCTGCAGCATCGGCATCGTGCGTCTTGCCGCCCGCTACGAGACGGCCGCCGAGGTGCTGCGCGACGCCGACACCGCCATGTATGCGGCGAAACGCTCGGCGGCGGGCGGCTTTCTGTTTTTCGAGCCGGCGATGCATGAACGGGCACTTCAGGCGCTGTCGTTGCAGTCGGATCTGCGCGACGCGGTGCGCCAGGGCGACTTCACGATCTGCTATCAGCCGATCTTCGACACGCATACCCGTGCGGTCACGGGCGTCGAGGCGTTGATCCGCTGGACGCACGTGGAACGCGGACCGGTGCCGCCGGACGTGTTCATTCCCATCGCGGAAAGAATGGGACTGATCGGCACCATCGACCGGTGGGTGCGCGAGAGCGCGATCGCGCAGCTGCTGGTGTGGCAGCAGCAGTTTCCGGCGCTGAAGATCCGGCTCAACGTCAATGTCTCGGCGCTGAATCTGCGTGACCAGAGCTTTCTCACCAATCTCGAAGCCATCGCGCAGACGAGCGGGTTCGACCTCTCCGACCTGCAGATCGAGATCACCGAAGGGTTGCTGCTCGCCGATTCGCCGGCCACCGAACGTCTGTTGGTGGCGATGCGCAAGCGCGGCGTCAAGATCGCGCTCGACGATTTCGGGACCGGATTCTCGTCGTTGTCCTACATCGACCGTTATCCCATCGACACCATCAAGATCGACCGCACCTTCGTCACCCGGATGCTGCTGCAGACGCGCACGATGTCCATCCTGCGCAATGTGATTTCGCTCGCGAAAGACCTGGACCTGGACGTGGTCGCAGAAGGCGTCGAAAACGAAGCGCAATATGAAGCGCTTGCCGCCATGGGATGCAGCCACGTACAGGGCTATCTGTTCTGCAAGCCGCTGCCCGCTCCCGCGCTTGCCGCCGTGCTGGCGTGCCCGGTGATGCCGCTCGCGCCGGCGGCGGTTCGAACGAATCCGTCACCGGGCGCCTGA
- a CDS encoding PDR/VanB family oxidoreductase → MRTMRVAVAAVESHGGAHRGIRLAGVDGAPLPAFDPGAHIDVLLPGGLVRQYSLANAPSQRRYYEICVRRDGASRGGSAYLHDHLTLGETVEISLPRNHFRLDAAARYLLVAGGVGITPLLSMARDLDERGTPFILHCYGRSESDVPYLRTLREGFDHGEVVLHFSAAGDSLRGAVPAQFHTPSADALIYTCGPRGFMDQVDAAALEHGWQASQIRREAFDAAPSNVRHVNDAFEVELASSGRVFVIPPDQTIAAVLQAARIPVSLSCEQGLCGSCLTDIKAGQADHRDEVQSDEEKRSHRQIALCCSRAVTSRLVLDL, encoded by the coding sequence ATGCGGACGATGCGCGTCGCGGTGGCGGCGGTCGAATCACACGGCGGTGCGCACCGCGGCATCCGGCTCGCGGGCGTCGACGGCGCGCCGCTGCCTGCGTTCGATCCGGGCGCCCATATCGATGTGCTGTTGCCAGGCGGCCTGGTCCGCCAGTACTCGCTCGCGAACGCCCCGTCGCAGCGCCGGTATTACGAGATTTGCGTGCGGCGCGATGGCGCATCGCGTGGCGGTTCCGCGTATTTGCACGACCACCTGACGCTCGGCGAAACGGTCGAGATCTCGTTGCCGCGCAACCACTTCCGTCTGGACGCGGCCGCACGCTATCTTCTGGTCGCGGGGGGCGTCGGCATCACGCCGCTGCTGTCCATGGCGCGCGATCTGGACGAACGCGGCACGCCGTTCATCCTGCATTGCTACGGCCGCAGCGAAAGCGACGTGCCGTATCTGCGGACCTTGCGCGAAGGGTTCGACCATGGGGAGGTGGTGCTGCACTTCAGCGCGGCCGGAGACAGCCTGCGCGGCGCGGTGCCGGCGCAGTTCCACACGCCGTCCGCCGATGCCTTGATCTATACCTGTGGCCCGCGCGGCTTCATGGATCAGGTGGACGCCGCGGCGCTGGAGCATGGCTGGCAGGCGTCGCAGATCCGGCGCGAGGCGTTCGACGCCGCGCCTTCGAACGTGCGACACGTGAACGATGCGTTCGAGGTCGAGCTCGCTTCGTCGGGTCGCGTGTTCGTGATTCCCCCCGACCAGACCATCGCCGCGGTCCTCCAGGCGGCGCGCATACCGGTTTCCCTGTCCTGCGAGCAGGGTCTGTGCGGGTCCTGCCTGACCGATATCAAGGCGGGGCAGGCCGATCATCGGGACGAGGTCCAATCGGACGAGGAAAAGCGTTCGCATCGCCAGATCGCGCTGTGCTGTTCGCGCGCGGTCACAAGCCGGCTGGTGCTGGATCTTTGA
- a CDS encoding alpha/beta hydrolase — protein sequence MTTRRSFVKLSLGAALFPALLPAASFAAERQIIRLWPDAPPGGGGPDGDERVGKHGGVSNIRTPSLEVFLPAQANGAAVLVAGGGGYKRIQMATEAHPAAAWLVARGFTVFVLTYRLPGEGWHAGPAAPLQDAQRALRIIRAQADRYGVHRDRIGLLGFSAGGHLLGLAATRPAFASYPAGDAIDREPARAHAAALIYPVVTLAPPYDRTSTRRELVGNDPSPALGAEWSVETHVKADCPPMFLVQAEDDPISNPANTVIMAQACQRANVPVELHRLPSGGHGFGMGHAGSPTAMWPDWYEAWLKRFG from the coding sequence ATGACAACACGTCGATCTTTCGTCAAGCTCTCGTTGGGCGCCGCCCTGTTCCCGGCGCTCCTCCCCGCGGCGTCTTTCGCCGCCGAGCGTCAGATCATCCGCCTGTGGCCGGACGCGCCGCCCGGCGGCGGGGGCCCGGACGGGGACGAGCGTGTCGGCAAGCATGGCGGCGTATCGAACATCCGCACGCCGTCGCTGGAAGTCTTCCTGCCCGCGCAGGCGAATGGCGCGGCGGTGCTCGTCGCGGGCGGCGGCGGCTACAAGCGCATCCAGATGGCGACCGAAGCGCATCCGGCCGCGGCATGGCTGGTGGCGCGCGGGTTCACCGTCTTCGTGCTGACCTATCGGCTGCCGGGCGAAGGGTGGCATGCCGGGCCCGCGGCGCCGCTTCAGGACGCGCAAAGAGCGCTGCGCATCATCCGCGCGCAAGCCGACCGGTACGGCGTGCACCGCGATCGCATCGGCCTGCTCGGCTTCTCGGCGGGCGGCCATCTGCTCGGACTGGCCGCCACGCGCCCGGCATTCGCGTCCTATCCTGCCGGTGACGCGATCGATCGCGAGCCGGCACGCGCGCATGCGGCCGCCCTGATCTATCCGGTCGTCACGCTCGCGCCGCCGTACGACCGCACGTCGACGCGCCGCGAACTGGTCGGCAACGACCCGTCGCCCGCGCTCGGCGCCGAATGGTCCGTCGAGACCCATGTCAAGGCCGACTGCCCGCCGATGTTCCTCGTGCAAGCCGAAGACGACCCGATATCGAACCCGGCGAACACCGTCATCATGGCGCAGGCCTGCCAGCGCGCGAACGTGCCGGTCGAACTGCACCGCCTGCCCTCCGGCGGGCATGGTTTCGGCATGGGGCATGCCGGCTCGCCCACCGCGATGTGGCCGGACTGGTACGAAGCCTGGTTGAAGCGGTTCGGTTGA
- a CDS encoding aromatic ring-hydroxylating oxygenase subunit alpha yields the protein MNAMLSPPPNNSFDEQDWRLLATHWYPIALSGSILEAPVAATLLDEPLVIYRVNGELVVARDVCPHRGVPLSLGTHDGQGVVCRYHGLRFGAEGRCNRVPSSPNTAIPGKLNLRCYPAVERYGLIWTSIGAPLAPDVAVVPVIPEMPHWDEAGFQQIVCPTVDIGGFAGRQMEGFLDVAHFGWVHTDTFGDPDNTEVPAYATTETDVGFQAEYRSFVGNYPIGVTQRGQEGFEWLRHFQVHLPFTATLTIHFPDNARLVIMNAASPVSSRKTRLFAPIARNFDTDQPVAAVHEFNLRVFEEDRLVVESQKPEWLPLDPALEAHIPADRSSLAYRKGLRRLGLSPRFAA from the coding sequence ATGAACGCGATGCTTTCTCCGCCCCCGAACAACAGCTTCGACGAACAGGATTGGCGTCTGCTCGCAACGCACTGGTATCCGATCGCGCTGTCCGGCAGCATTCTCGAGGCGCCGGTCGCGGCGACCCTGCTCGACGAACCGCTGGTGATCTACCGGGTGAACGGCGAACTCGTGGTCGCGCGCGACGTCTGTCCGCATCGCGGCGTGCCGCTGAGCCTTGGCACGCACGATGGACAAGGCGTCGTGTGCCGCTATCACGGTCTGCGCTTCGGTGCCGAGGGGCGCTGCAATCGCGTGCCGTCCAGCCCCAACACGGCCATCCCGGGCAAGCTCAATCTCCGGTGTTATCCCGCCGTCGAGCGTTACGGGCTGATCTGGACATCGATCGGCGCGCCCCTCGCGCCGGATGTCGCGGTCGTCCCCGTCATCCCGGAGATGCCGCACTGGGACGAAGCGGGCTTCCAGCAGATCGTCTGTCCGACGGTGGACATCGGCGGTTTCGCCGGCCGGCAGATGGAGGGTTTTCTGGATGTCGCGCATTTCGGCTGGGTGCATACGGACACTTTCGGCGACCCGGACAATACGGAAGTGCCGGCCTATGCCACGACCGAAACGGACGTGGGGTTCCAGGCGGAGTATCGAAGTTTCGTCGGGAATTATCCGATCGGCGTGACGCAGCGCGGGCAGGAGGGTTTCGAATGGCTGCGCCATTTCCAGGTACACCTGCCATTCACCGCGACGCTGACGATTCATTTTCCGGACAATGCCCGGCTGGTCATCATGAACGCCGCGTCGCCGGTGTCATCGCGCAAGACGCGCCTGTTCGCGCCGATCGCGCGGAATTTCGACACGGATCAGCCGGTGGCGGCCGTGCATGAATTCAACCTCCGGGTGTTCGAGGAAGACCGGCTCGTGGTGGAGTCGCAAAAACCGGAATGGCTGCCGCTGGACCCGGCGCTGGAGGCGCACATTCCCGCCGACCGCAGTTCGCTCGCCTATCGCAAGGGTCTGCGCCGGTTGGGTCTGAGCCCGCGCTTCGCCGCCTGA